CCCCCTTCAAGGGCAAACACCGCGGAGTGTGAAGCCTGCGGCGTTTCGACTCACTCGCCTCTATCGTTCTGTGCCGTCCAGGCCGGTCGGTCCGCCCACGGCTTGCGCATAGTTGCGATCGAGGTACTGCTGCACGACGGTGGAGATGCGCGCAAGCATGCCGTTGTCAGTCCCACCGACGCTCCACGCGCCGCCGTAGGCGGCTGCGCGCTGGTAGAACTCGGGATCGGCGATGACCTGCCCGGTTTGAGCATCCGTGAACTTCACGCGCAGCAGTACCGCGGAACTGCCGGCGAGGGCACCGGCGAAGAATCGCGCGCCGCCGCTGACAAACTTCAACTGCGCGATGGTCGGCTCGACGTTCAGCACGCGTCCGCTCTGGTTGCGGTTTTCCCAGTTTGCGAGCGTGCCGCCCACGCGCTGTTGCATGTAGGCGGAAATCTTGTTCACCGCAGCCGTTTCATGCGTGGCTTCGCTGGGATACCTTCACCGGCGCCAGCATGTAGTGCTGGAAATGCGAAAGCGGTTCGGCGGGTGGCGGATTGCCGGTGACGTCCGGACGAATATTCGTGACGCACGCGCAGCACAGCAGTGCCAGCGCGGCCGGCAGCAGCAAACGAACCTTCATGGTTTTATCCCCCGTGAGCGAGCGCAGTTTCAAGCAGGATCCGTGCCACAATCGTTCACTTGGCCTCGTCCTGCGGGCTGCCCGCCGCTGGGTTATGATGCGGGGCGGAAAAATTGGGGGGTGGCTGTGTCCAGCGTTCTGTCGAACAAGAATGTTGCCGGCCCCGCCGATTCGGCACGGGATACGCCCGTCATGGGCCGGTTGCCGCGGCGGTTGTCCGAACGCGAGATGGCGTTGTTCACCAGCGTGGGCCAGCGGCTGGAGCTGGGGCCCGGCCGTGCGGTGTTCCGGCGCGGCGAATTCGGCCGCAGCATGTTCGTGATCGCGTCCGGACGCGTGCTGCTGGAATTCGCGGGCGACCTGCCCGACAAGCTGATCGGCCCCGACGAATATTTCGGCGAGCTGGCGATGTTCGTCGGCAACCACGCGCGTTCCGGCAGCGCGCTCGCGTCCGAACCCTGCGTGGTGTACGTGATCGAGCCCGACACCTTCGAAGCGCTGATGCGCAGCGAGCCGCTGCAAATGGCGCAGTTCATGCTGCGCTCGTTCACCTACCTCGTGGCCAGCGAGCAGCAGCTGATCGCGAACTACAAGCGCCGCAACGAAGACCTGATGCAGACGCTCGATTCGCTGCGCCAGACCCGCGACCAGTTGCAGCTCGCGCGGCGCCAGGTCTGCACCGACGACCTCACCGGCCTCTGCAACCGGCGCGGCCTGTACCAGTTCCTCGAAAACACCGCGGAAGTGCGCGACCGCAACCGCCAGTTCGGCCTGCTGCTGATCGACATCGACCATTTCAAGCAGATCAACGACCAGAACGGTCACCTCGTCGGCGACGAAGTGCTGCGCGCGATCGCCGCTGAAATCCAGGAATCCGCCGGCGCCACCGATCTGCCGTGCCGGCTGGGCGGCGACGAGTTCGCCCTGCTCACGCAAGTCGCCAGCCAGCGCGAGTTGACCGAGCGCGCGCTGAGAATCACCGAAGGCGTGCGCCAGCTGCGCTTCCCGAATTCCGCGCCGGAACTCACCGTGTCCGTCAGCGTCGGCGGCGGCCTGTGCCGCGACGAGGACGAATGGTCGGTGTGGTACAGCGAGGCCGACTGCGCGCTGTACCACGTGAAAGGCTCGGGCGGCGACGGCGCGCACGTGATGAGTTGATGATTTCCCGGGGCGGATGGTGAAACCATTCGTCCTGAGCGTAGGCCCGCAGGGCCGAAGTCGAAGGACGCTTCGACTCCGCTCGCCGGGCTCGCGTAGCCTGTCCTGGGCGCAATCGAAGGGCTCAGCGCGAACGGAGCAGCAGCCATGACCGCCGAAATCCGCCACCTCGAAACCCCGCCCGGCCCCAGCCGCATGGCCACCCCGCAACTGCGCACGCTGGTGGTGTGCGACATCGCCGATTCGACCGCGCTGGTCGAGCGCATGGGCGACCAGAACGCGGCCAACATCATCCGCAAGCATGACCGCCTCGCGCGCGCGCTGATCGAGCAGCACCGTGGCCGCGAGATCGACAAGACCGACGGCTTCCTGCTGCTGTTCGAGCGCCCGGTACAGGCGGCCGCGTTCGCGCTGGATTACCAGCGCGGCCTCAAGCATCTGTCCGCCGCCGAAGGCGTGGTGGTGCGCGCGCGCGTCGGCATCCACATGGGCGACGTGGTGATCTGGGAGAACGCGCCCGAAGACGTCGCGCGCGGCGCCAAGCCCATCGAGGTGGAAGGCCTGGTCAAGCCCGTCGCGGCGCGCCTCGCGCAACTGGCGCGGCCGCAGCAGATCCTGATGTCGTCCGCTGCCGCCGGCATCGCGCACCGTGCCGAAGGCGAACTCGGCGCCGCCTCACGGCGCGTGCATTGGAAGGACCACGGCAAATACAGCTTCAAAGGCTTGCCCGAGGCACTGGACGTGGTGGAAGTCGGCGAGGACGACGTCGCGCCGCTGCACGCACCGAAGTCCGGACGTACCGCCAAACGCGTGCTGCCATGGTGGCGGCGTCCGCTGACGCTGGCCGCCGAAGCCGCGATGCTGGCGATCGCGATCGGCGTCAGTGCATGGTTCCTGCTGCAAAGCCCGCCCACGCTGGCGTTCAGCGCGCGCGATTGGGTGGTGGTCGGCAACGTGCAGAACCATACCAACCAGCAACAGCTCGGCACGCCGCTGGATGCCGCGTTCAAGATCGGGCTTGAGCAGTCGCAGTACGTCAACGTGATTCCCGACATGCAGGTGGACAATGCGCTGAAGCGCATGGAGAAACCCGTCGGCACGCCGGTCAACCGCAGCATCGGTTCCGACATCGCGATGCGCGAAGGCGCGCGCGCGCTGATCCTGCCCAGCCTCGCGCAGGTCGGCGGGCGCGTCCAGATCAGCGCCGAGGTGATCGACCCGCACACCGGCGTCACCGTGTACAGCGATTCCACCCAGGCCGACAGCGAGCAGCAGATCCTGCCCGCCACCGACAAGCTGCTCGGCAAGCTGCGTTCGCGGCTGGGCGAATCGCTGGCGTCGATAGAGAAGACCTCGATGCCGTTGCAGCAGATCACCACTGGCAACCTGGACGCCTTGCGTGCATTCAGCAAGGCAGAGGAAACGTTGGGACGCGGAAAGATCGAGGATGGCGTGCTGTTGTTGAACGAAGCGCTGCGGTTGGATCCCAACTTCGCATTGGCATGGGCCCGGCTGGCGACCATCCAGAACGCCTACCTCAACGATCCACGCGCTTCGTATGCCAGCCTGCAAAAGGCCGAAGCAAACCGCGACCGGTTGAGTGCGCGCGAGCGGCTCGCGGTCGACGCAACCGTTGGCCAGTACCAGAACGCCGATAAATGGGTGGCGAATTGGCAGACGGCGGCGCAGCTTTACCCCGACTATTCGAGCGCGCAGCAGAACCTCGGAGTAGGACTGTGGTGGTACCAGCACAAGCTGAAGGAATCCATCCCGCACCTCAGGGCGGTCGCCGAGTCCAACAATCCGATGCGCGGCATCAGTTGGGTTAGCCTGGGTGCGGTGGAAACCGAACTGGGTGATTACAAGGCTGCGAAGGAGGACATGCGCCGAGGTCTCAAGCTCATCGCTGTGCTGCCTCATTTCGAGGACGTGGCACCCGATTTGGCGCAACGTGATTACACAGCAGTGCTGGCGCGGCTGGATGCCGCGCCCTCGGCGTTGCCGGCGTCCATCCAGGCAGAAAAGGAAGTGCGCTATGCGGCGGTAGCGATCGATCGTGGTCAGCTCGACATCGCCAAGCCGTATCTCGACAAGGCCGCGCAATACGCGGCGCAAGCGGCGTCAAAGGAACAGCAAGCACGTGTCGGACTCGCGCGCGTGGCGTTGGCATTGGCTCAGAACAGCGTCGATGCCGAAATGCAACTGAAGACCTTGATCGACAGCGAGATCATGCGGTTGAAAACGTCGGGTCAGGCCCTGGACGGCAGCGCTCCGCTCCATCTCGCCATCGCCGCGATGCTCGCCGCGCGACACGGGCAACCGGGATGGGCGCGCGCGGCACTGGATGCCTCGCGCGAAGTGTCGCTGGATCATGGCTACTACGATCGCGCCGCGCTATGGCGCACTGCGGATTGCGAAACGCAGTACATCAGTGCGCCCAAGGATCGGATCGCTTGCCTCGAGAAACTCGTCGATGGCCGCGAATACTTCCAGACCCACGTGGCGCTGATGCTGGCCTATCGCGCCGACGGTGATGCGGCGAACGCGCACGCGCAGGCACAATGGCTGGACGCGCATCGTGGCCAGGCCGTTGCCGAGCTGGAAAACGAACCGGGACTGATTCCGAACCTGCTGGCCTTGCGGCAAGCGCAATGACGGAAAGAATCCAGCTCTTCCCTACGCTTCAGTGGTGCACTACTTCAACAAGAACACGACGACGCATACCCTGTTCATGGGATCGTCGAAGTGTTCCTTGTGGATCGCCGCGATCTCCTGCATCGGCGGCAGCTTCCGCACCGCGGGAATCTGCGACGCATCGACCTCGATGCCGTGCGCCTTGAGCGCGGACGCCGGATCGCCCAGCATCTGTTCGCGGAACTCGTGGCTGGTGGCCAGAAGGTCCAAGACCTTGTGCAGCGCCTGCGGTGACGGATTGCCCTTGATCATCTCGGTAGCCCCTTGCTGGATGGAGTGCGGTTGCTGCGTGGCCCCTGAAAGCGCCGGTAGCATATCGGAGTGACGAGCCGGGCGGCAGGGGCTGCCGGACGCTTCCGGGGAACCGCCGAAATGCCGACATCGAGAGTCCGCCGCTGCGCGCAGTTGCAGTTCCGCTTGGAGCAATCAAAAACGCTGGATTTCGCGGCGCTGCTTTCCGGACGTCCTGCCGTAAGCGTGAGGAATGTCAGGCAGGCGCTGGCCGCGCATCTCGACCAACCCGTGGAAATCGACGCCGCCGCAATGCAGGCGCTGGCCGGGCTCGATTGTGAAACATGGGCGGCCCGCGATGTGCTCGCCGCGGCCCACGGCGCGGCATGCATCGAAGGATTGCTGGCCCGGCAATTGCTGCTGGCCGAGGATGACGACTCGCCCGCAGCGCGACGCGACCGTGACCTGCGCGCGTCGCACTGGCATGGCGGCGCCGCGATCGCGCACGCGATGTCACGCTGGTCGCACAACGACAGCATCGCCGCGCAACGCGAATCGCGCCTGCAGTCGGTGGACGACATGGTCGAAGCGTTCGGCGCGCCGCCGCCGCATTTCCATCGCCGCGAAGATGCCATTGCACGCGTTGTGCTGGATGAGCCTGCGCGCACGCCGCTCGACGATCTGCTGGAACGCCGCGCCACCTGTCGCAACTTCGACCTCGCGCAATCCGTTTCCGCGGCACAACTGTCGGCGTTGCTGAAGCGCGTGTTTGGCGTGCAGGGGAAGGAGGAACTCGCGCCGGGTGCGGTGGCGCTGAAGAAGAACCATCCATCCGGTGGTGGCCTGCATCCGGTCGAGGCTTACCTGCTCGTGCAGCGCATGGAAGGTTTGGTGCCGGGGCTGTATCACTACAACGCCGAGGCGCACGCGCTGGATTTGCTGCGCGAATTGTCACCCGGCGAAGCGCGCGCGTTCGCGATGACGGCGGTGGCGGGGCAGGAATACTTCGCCGATGCGCCGGTGATGGTGGTGATGGCCACACGCTTCGCGCGTTCGATGTGGAAGTACCGCAACCACCCGAAAATCTACCGCGCGATCCTGCTGGAGATGGGCCACATCTCGCAGAACCTCTACCTCACCGCCACCGAAATGAACCTCGGCGCCTTCATCACCGCCGCGATCAACGAGGTGGAAATCGAGCAGGCGTTCGGCCTGGAACCGCTGGCCGAAGGCCCGCTGTGCGTCTGCGGCTTCGGCGCGCGCGCGAAAGAGCGCGTGACCGTTGAGTTCGATCCTGGGCACAAGGTTTGGGGCGACGCTTGATTTTCTCTTCGTCACCCCGGCGCAAGCCGGGGCCCAGCGTCTTTGTATCCATTGCGCTCGCGAAAAGTCACTGGGTTCCGGCTTGCGCCGGAATGACGGCAAAAGCACATCTCGTCATTCGGACGAGGCGCAGTCGCGATCCGGAACCAAGTGACTTCTGTCTTGCAAAGCGCCCGAAAGGCTTGCGCAGCTTCAATCAAACAGCGCGTTGTACAGGTCATGCCAGTAAGGGTTTTGCTTCTCGATCAGATCGAGCTTCCACTTGCGTGTCCATTCCTTGATGGCTTTCTCACGAGCAATTGCAGATTCCATGGTTGCGTGTTCTTCGAACCAGACGAGTCGATGTACGTGGTAATGGCGCGTAAATCCGCTGACGGCACTGGTCCTGTGCTCGTGCACGCGTTTGGGCAGATCGGACGCCACTCCGACGTACAGCGTGCCGTTGCGGCGGCTGGCGAGCATGTAGACATACGGTTGCATGGGACGGATCTGAGTAAAGACGCTGGGTCCCGGCTTGTGCCGGGATGACGAAATTCATGTGGCGGCTGCGCTCCCGCGCCGGTACTGCACCGCCTCGGCCAGGTGTTCGCGTGCGATGCGCTCGCCGCCGGCGAGGTCGGCGATGGTGCGCGCGACGCGCAGGACGCGGTGGTAGGCGCGCGCGGACAGCGAGAGTTTTTCCAGCGCGCGTTCCAGCAGGGCACGTTCGGCGTTGCCCAGCGCGCAGTCGCGTTCGACCTCGCGTACCGCGAGCATCGCGTTGGGCTTGCCCGCACGCCGCATCGCGATGGCGCGCGCCGCGACCACGCGGGCGCGCACGCCGGCGGAATCCTCGTCGCGTGCACCGCGCTTGGCATCCATTTCGGCCAGCGGCATGCGCGGCACGTCGCTGAGGATGTCGATGCGGTCCAGCAGCGGCCCGGAAATGCGGCCGCGGTAGCGCGCGATCGCGTCGGGCGTGCAATGGCAGCGGCCGTCGCTGTCACCGGCATAGCCGCAGGGGCAGGGATTCATCGCGGCGACGAGTTGGAAACGCGCGGGGAATTCGGCCTGGCGCGCGGCGCGCGAGATCACGATGCGGCCGGATTCCATCGGTTCGCGCAGCACTTCCAGCACGCGGCGGTCGAACTCAGGCAGTTCGTCGAGGAACAGCACGCCGTGGTGCGCCAACGAAATCTCGCCCGGACGCGGATGCGAGCCGCCGCCGACCAGCGCGACGCCCGAGGCAGTGTGGTGCGGCGCGCGGTACGGACGCTGATGCCATTGCCGGATGTCGAAGGGTTCGCTGGCGACCGAACGTACTGCGCAGGCTTCGATGGCTTCGGCGTCGGTCATCGGCGGCAGGATGCCGGGCAGGCGCTGCGCCAGCATGGATTTGCCGGTGCCGGGCGGGCCGATCATCAGCAGGTGATGGCCGCCGGCCGCGGCGATTTCGAGCGCGCGGCGCGCCTGCAACTGGCCGCGCACGTCGGCGAGGTCGGGCACGTTGCCGCCGTCATGTGGCGCGAGATCGGCCGCCGGCGTGGGCAATGCATCGACGCCACGCAGGTGCGCGCACACTTCGGCCAGCGTGCGCGCGACGCGCACCTCCACGCCGTCCAGCAGCGCGGCTTCGTGCGCATTGCCCGAAGGCACGATCACGCAGCGTTTGCCGTGGCGCGCGCGCAGCAAGGCCGGCAGCACGCCGGGCACCGGGCGCAGTTCGCCCGACAACGCGAGTTCGCCCAGGAATTCGCAGCCCTGCAAGGGTTCGCGCGGCACCTGCCCGCCGGCGGCGAGGATGCCGAGCGCGATCGCAAGGTCGAAACGGCCGCCGTCCTTGGGCAGTTCGGCGGGTGCCAAATTGACAGTCACGCGCCGAGCCGGATATTCGAACTGGGTGTTCTGGATCGCGACGCGCACACGGTCGCGCGCTTCGCGCACCGCCGCTTCCGGCAATCCGACGATGGACGTGCCGGGCAGGCCACCGGAAAGATGCACTTCCACGGTGACCAGCGGCGCGGCGACGCCTTCGGAAGCTCTTGTCAGCGCGACAGCGAGGCTCATGCCACTTTCACCTCCCTGGCGAGCGGCTTTCTCCAAAGTCAGGCCATGGATGGCCGCGGTGATGCTTCCCCATGCAGGGCGGTTGGTTTGCGATGATGCGCCGGGATGGCGGCGATCATGGACGATCGCAAAAAAACATCCCGGCGTCATCGTCACCTTTGATCGGTGACTCAGGCCTTCCGCGCCGCTTCCAGCTCGGCCACGCGTTTTTCCAGTTGCGCAACCTGTTCACGTGCCCGGTCGAGGACGGCGCGTTGGGCGTCGAACTCCTCGCGGGTGACGAGGTCGAGGCGGCGCAATCCGTGCGCCAGCACGTCCCGAAAGTTGGCTTCCATGTCGTCCCGCGCCTGCGCCAGTCCCGGAGGAACCAGGGTGGCCAGCCGATGCGCGAGTTGGTCTATGGAGTGCACGTCGATCATGTCGTTGCCTCGATGCGTCCGCAGGTTAGGCGGCAGCGCGTGCCATGCCTATCGGTGGACGTCATGTTGTGGTGTAGGGATTTTCCTACATGCTTTTGCGATCGTCCATGATCGCGGCCTCGTCGAGCGGTATCGCACGGTGCCGGCTACGGAGTTGATGGACGCCACCTCGGCGATTCCTTGCCTTGTTCCAACAACAGCCGCTTCGCTCGGAGCACTTTGTTTCCCTCTCCAGTAATATCCTTTCGATGAAACTGATCACCGCCATCATCAAGCCGTTCAAGCTGGACGACGTGCGCGAGGCGCTGTCGGACGTGGGCGTCAACGGCATCACCGTCACCGAGGTCAAGGGGTTCGGGCGCCAGAAGGGCCACACCGAGCTTTATCGCGGCGCCGAATACGTGGTGGATTTCCTGCCCAAGGTGAAGCTGGAGATCGCGCTGCCCGACAACCTGGTCGAGCGCGCGGTGGAAGCGATCAGCCACGCCGCGCGCACCGGCAAGATCGGCGACGGCAAGATCTTCATCTCGACGCTGGATCAGGTGATCCGCATCCGCACCGGTGAGTTGGACGCGGATGCACTCTAGTGCGATCGTCCATGATCGCCGCCTTGACGCGGCGCTCCGCGACGAAAAGCGCTATCGGCAACGAACACTACCGCGGTCATCCATGGCCTGACTTTTCACGAACGCTGCTTCGATTGAATGGTCAGCAGCGCCCGGCGGTGGTGGATCAACAACCCCGCGTAGTAGGCGATGTAATAACCGATCAGCAGGCCGAAGATGGCCATCGTCAGCGGACTGCGCTGGTACGCGGCGTAACCATCCTGCGCGGCATGCGTCATTTCGGGATACAGCACCATGAAGCGGTACAGCAGCCGGCCGAGCAAAAGCGCGGTCAGCGCCATGCCGATCCACGGGTTCGGAAAGTAGCAATCGTTCTGGCCGTCGATTTCGAAGCGCGTCAGCTTGAACGCCAGCAGGCCAAGCGCGATGCCGCCGAGCAGGCCCAGGCCCAACCCGGCCGCGAGGCGCGGCTCGATGAAACCCTGCGCCGCGACCAGCAGCGCGACCACCGCAAGGAAAACCACGCGCGTCAACATGCGCTTGGGCCGGATGGGCTGGCGGCCGAAACTGCGGCGCGTGCGCGCGTACAGCCGCCACACGATCAGCGGTGCGGCCACGAGGGGAACGACGACGTTGGGGGTCATGCGCGGAGTACCTCTTCACGCGATGCGGGACATTGTGCAGGAAACCCGTGGCCAGCAGGCGTGCCGGTTGTTGTGGCTTGCGTGACATCGCGTCAACGCTGGCAGTGCGGACACCAATAGGTCATCCGCTGTCCCAGCACTTCGGCGCGGATCGGCGTGCCGCAGACCTTGCACGGTTCGCCCGCGCGGCCGTACACGTTGAGTTCCTGCTCGAAATAGCCGGGCGCGCCGTCGGGCGCCAGGAAATCGCGCAGCGTGGTGCCGCCGCGCGTGATCGCGTAATTCAGCACGCGCCGGATTTCCGCGGCGATGCGCGCGTAGCGCGCGCGCGACACCGCGCCCGCCGCGCGCTTCGGATGCACGTCCGCAGCGAACAGCGCCTCGCTCGCGTAGATATTGCCGACGCCGACCACGATCGACTGGTCCATCAGGAACATCTTCACCGCCGCGC
The genomic region above belongs to Rhodanobacteraceae bacterium and contains:
- a CDS encoding Nitrogen regulatory protein P-II, GlnK, which encodes MKLITAIIKPFKLDDVREALSDVGVNGITVTEVKGFGRQKGHTELYRGAEYVVDFLPKVKLEIALPDNLVERAVEAISHAARTGKIGDGKIFISTLDQVIRIRTGELDADAL
- a CDS encoding Adenylate cyclase — its product is MTAEIRHLETPPGPSRMATPQLRTLVVCDIADSTALVERMGDQNAANIIRKHDRLARALIEQHRGREIDKTDGFLLLFERPVQAAAFALDYQRGLKHLSAAEGVVVRARVGIHMGDVVIWENAPEDVARGAKPIEVEGLVKPVAARLAQLARPQQILMSSAAAGIAHRAEGELGAASRRVHWKDHGKYSFKGLPEALDVVEVGEDDVAPLHAPKSGRTAKRVLPWWRRPLTLAAEAAMLAIAIGVSAWFLLQSPPTLAFSARDWVVVGNVQNHTNQQQLGTPLDAAFKIGLEQSQYVNVIPDMQVDNALKRMEKPVGTPVNRSIGSDIAMREGARALILPSLAQVGGRVQISAEVIDPHTGVTVYSDSTQADSEQQILPATDKLLGKLRSRLGESLASIEKTSMPLQQITTGNLDALRAFSKAEETLGRGKIEDGVLLLNEALRLDPNFALAWARLATIQNAYLNDPRASYASLQKAEANRDRLSARERLAVDATVGQYQNADKWVANWQTAAQLYPDYSSAQQNLGVGLWWYQHKLKESIPHLRAVAESNNPMRGISWVSLGAVETELGDYKAAKEDMRRGLKLIAVLPHFEDVAPDLAQRDYTAVLARLDAAPSALPASIQAEKEVRYAAVAIDRGQLDIAKPYLDKAAQYAAQAASKEQQARVGLARVALALAQNSVDAEMQLKTLIDSEIMRLKTSGQALDGSAPLHLAIAAMLAARHGQPGWARAALDASREVSLDHGYYDRAALWRTADCETQYISAPKDRIACLEKLVDGREYFQTHVALMLAYRADGDAANAHAQAQWLDAHRGQAVAELENEPGLIPNLLALRQAQ
- a CDS encoding AAA+ ATPase superfamily protein YifB/ComM, associated with DNA recombination, whose translation is MSLAVALTRASEGVAAPLVTVEVHLSGGLPGTSIVGLPEAAVREARDRVRVAIQNTQFEYPARRVTVNLAPAELPKDGGRFDLAIALGILAAGGQVPREPLQGCEFLGELALSGELRPVPGVLPALLRARHGKRCVIVPSGNAHEAALLDGVEVRVARTLAEVCAHLRGVDALPTPAADLAPHDGGNVPDLADVRGQLQARRALEIAAAGGHHLLMIGPPGTGKSMLAQRLPGILPPMTDAEAIEACAVRSVASEPFDIRQWHQRPYRAPHHTASGVALVGGGSHPRPGEISLAHHGVLFLDELPEFDRRVLEVLREPMESGRIVISRAARQAEFPARFQLVAAMNPCPCGYAGDSDGRCHCTPDAIARYRGRISGPLLDRIDILSDVPRMPLAEMDAKRGARDEDSAGVRARVVAARAIAMRRAGKPNAMLAVREVERDCALGNAERALLERALEKLSLSARAYHRVLRVARTIADLAGGERIAREHLAEAVQYRRGSAAAT
- a CDS encoding NADH oxidase; the encoded protein is MPTSRVRRCAQLQFRLEQSKTLDFAALLSGRPAVSVRNVRQALAAHLDQPVEIDAAAMQALAGLDCETWAARDVLAAAHGAACIEGLLARQLLLAEDDDSPAARRDRDLRASHWHGGAAIAHAMSRWSHNDSIAAQRESRLQSVDDMVEAFGAPPPHFHRREDAIARVVLDEPARTPLDDLLERRATCRNFDLAQSVSAAQLSALLKRVFGVQGKEELAPGAVALKKNHPSGGGLHPVEAYLLVQRMEGLVPGLYHYNAEAHALDLLRELSPGEARAFAMTAVAGQEYFADAPVMVVMATRFARSMWKYRNHPKIYRAILLEMGHISQNLYLTATEMNLGAFITAAINEVEIEQAFGLEPLAEGPLCVCGFGARAKERVTVEFDPGHKVWGDA
- a CDS encoding diguanylate cyclase/phosphodiesterase (GGDEF & EAL domains) with PAS/PAC sensor(s), encoding MGRLPRRLSEREMALFTSVGQRLELGPGRAVFRRGEFGRSMFVIASGRVLLEFAGDLPDKLIGPDEYFGELAMFVGNHARSGSALASEPCVVYVIEPDTFEALMRSEPLQMAQFMLRSFTYLVASEQQLIANYKRRNEDLMQTLDSLRQTRDQLQLARRQVCTDDLTGLCNRRGLYQFLENTAEVRDRNRQFGLLLIDIDHFKQINDQNGHLVGDEVLRAIAAEIQESAGATDLPCRLGGDEFALLTQVASQRELTERALRITEGVRQLRFPNSAPELTVSVSVGGGLCRDEDEWSVWYSEADCALYHVKGSGGDGAHVMS